In Maylandia zebra isolate NMK-2024a linkage group LG9, Mzebra_GT3a, whole genome shotgun sequence, the genomic stretch ggatctgttggtgtagTCTCAGGTAATGTGgagctttaaaagtcttctcacacagatCACACTTATAAGGTAGTTCCTCAGAGTGGGTAAACATGTGACGTTGTAACTTTGCGTCTGTTGTAAACTCTTTGCCACACTGTTGACAGCTGTACACATCATGTccggtgtgaatgcgtaggtgtgtatttcggctcTGTTTCAGGCTGAAAGATTTTCCacaaatgtcacagctgtatgctttaattccagagtgggtaactagatgactctgtaagtggccactttgagtaaaagctctgccacactgatcacagctgtacgctttaactccactgtggatgacttggtgtttttttagaCCATTCTTCCGAGAAAAAGTGTgtccacactcgtcacagctgaacggtctctctccagtgtggatgacctgatggtTTTCTAGTGAAGCCTTCCTAAGaaaatccttcccacactcgtcacagctgtacgctttaactccactgtggacgagttggtgtttttttagacTACCCTTCCAGGAAAAACTCtttccacactcgtcacagctgtatggtttAACTCCACTATGGAAGAGCTGGTGTGCTTTTAAGCTTCCAAAccgggtaaaagactttccacagtcatcacagctgaacggtctctctccagtgtggatgagttggtgggTTTTTAGTGAATCCTTCCTAGTAAAATCTTTcccacactcatcacagctgtacgctttaactccactgtggatgagttggtgtttttttagacTATCCTTCCAGGAAAAAGTCTgtccacactcgtcacagctgaacggtctctctccagtgtggatgagttggtgggTTTTTAGACTATCCTTCCAGGAAAAAGTGTgtccacactcgtcacagctgaacggtctctctccagtgtggatgacctgatggtTTTCTAGTGAAGCCTTCCTAAGaaaatccttcccacactcgtcacagctgtacgctttaactccactgtggacgagttggtgtttttttagacTACCCTTCCAGGAAAAACTCtttccacactcgtcacagctgtatggtttAACTCCACTATGGAAGAGCTGGTGTGCTTTTAAGCTTCCAAAccgggtaaaagactttccacagtcatcacagctgaacggtctctctccagtgtggatgagttgg encodes the following:
- the LOC101464025 gene encoding uncharacterized protein LOC101464025 isoform X1, with the translated sequence MSSTQKDQHGARSQRSQEADKPHRTKGEKKYTCDECGKDFTKKDSLKTHQLIHTGERPFSCDECGQTFSWKDSLKKHQLIHSGVKAYSCDECGKDFTRKDSLKTHQLIHTGERPFSCDDCGKSFTRFGSLKAHQLFHSGVKPYSCDECGKSFSWKGSLKKHQLVHSGVKAYSCDECGKDFLRKASLENHQVIHTGERPFSCDECGHTFSWKDSLKTHQLIHTGERPFSCDECGQTFSWKDSLKKHQLIHSGVKAYSCDECGKDFTRKDSLKTHQLIHTGERPFSCDDCGKSFTRFGSLKAHQLFHSGVKPYSCDECGKSFSWKGSLKKHQLVHSGVKAYSCDECGKDFLRKASLENHQVIHTGERPFSCDECGHTFSRKNGLKKHQVIHSGVKAYSCDQCGRAFTQSGHLQSHLVTHSGIKAYSCDICGKSFSLKQSRNTHLRIHTGHDVYSCQQCGKEFTTDAKLQRHMFTHSEELPYKCDLCEKTFKAPHYLRLHQQIHTRKRLYKCSYCEKQSDTDGSSSQPCRRCGGGKDFRCDLCGKTFSHSNALKLHQRRHTGDKMNYCKECGKGFPTKRDLKRHELFHSGVKKHLCDQCGSSYTSAGELKRHKRVHTGEKPYKCRHCDKSFPQSANRNCHERTHMEGNYSCDQCDKSFRNFSSYSKHKRSHVTNKLFHCYQCAKIFTTLSALCKHQRDHAGLKSLPSL
- the LOC101464025 gene encoding uncharacterized protein LOC101464025 isoform X2 produces the protein MSSTQKDQHGARSQRSQEADKPHRTKGEKKYTCDECGKDFTKKDSLKTHQLIHTGERPFSCDECGQTFSWKDSLKKHQLIHSGVKAYSCDECGKDFTRKDSLKTHQLIHTGERPFSCDDCGKSFTRFGSLKAHQLFHSGVKPYSCDECGKSFSWKGSLKKHQLVHSGVKAYSCDECGKDFLRKASLENHQVIHTGERPFSCDECGHTFSWKDSLKTHQLIHTGERPFSCDECGQTFSWKDSLKKHQLIHSGVKAYSCDECGKDFTRKDSLKTHQLIHTGERPFSCDDCGKSFTRFGSLKAHQLFHSGVKPYSCDECGKSFSWKGSLKKHQLVHSGVKAYSCDECGKDFLRKASLENHQVIHTGERPFSCDECGHTFSRKNGLKKHQVIHSGVKAYSCDQCGRAFTQSGHLQSHLVTHSGIKAYSCDICGKSFSLKQSRNTHLRIHTGHDVYSCQQCGKEFTTDAKLQRHMFTHSEELPYKCDLCEKTFKAPHYLRLHQQIHTRKRLYKCSYCEQSDTDGSSSQPCRRCGGGKDFRCDLCGKTFSHSNALKLHQRRHTGDKMNYCKECGKGFPTKRDLKRHELFHSGVKKHLCDQCGSSYTSAGELKRHKRVHTGEKPYKCRHCDKSFPQSANRNCHERTHMEGNYSCDQCDKSFRNFSSYSKHKRSHVTNKLFHCYQCAKIFTTLSALCKHQRDHAGLKSLPSL